In Musa acuminata AAA Group cultivar baxijiao chromosome BXJ2-3, Cavendish_Baxijiao_AAA, whole genome shotgun sequence, the following proteins share a genomic window:
- the LOC135607740 gene encoding chaperone protein dnaJ 20, chloroplastic-like, whose amino-acid sequence MILGVVPGNSTAALRPSPTQPRPRPSLTDASGGRVFRLAQWPGGGGGWTRLPSSAFRARAAVGEGAKARGSFYELLGIPESGSFDDIKRAYKQMALKYHPDVSPPDLAEEYTRRFIEVQEAYETLSDPRLRALYDRDLTRGLHLAFSARRRVDEELEERSGWRSRWQDQLAGLKKRSMNKKSEGNLSWGDRVRKQRTELSTE is encoded by the exons atgaTTCTTGGAGTCGTCCCCGGGAATAGCACCGCCGCGCTCCGGCCAAGCCCCACCCAACCACGGCCCCGGCCCTCCTTGACCGATGCGAGTGGCGGGAGGGTCTTCCGGTTGGCCCAGTGGCCGGGAGGCGGCGGAGGGTGGACGCGGCTCCCGTCGTCGGCCTTCCGTGCACGCGCAGCCGTCGGGGAAGGGGCCAAGGCCAGGGGCAGCTTCTACGAGTTGCTCGGGATTCCTGAGAGCGGCAGCTTCGACGACATCAAGAGGGCGTACAAGCAGATGGCCCTCAAGTACCACCCGGACGTGTCGCCTCCCGATCTGGCGGAGGAGTACACCCGGCGGTTCATCGAGGTGCAGGAGGCCTACGAGACGCTGTCGGATCCCCGACTGCGGGCGCTTTATGATCGGGATTTGACGCGGGGATTGCATCTCGCTTTCTCCGCCAGGCGGCGGGTCGATGAG GAACTGGAAGAAAGATCTGGTTGGAGAAGCCGTTGGCAAGATCAACTTGCAGGGTTGAAAAAGAGGAGCATGAATAAGAAATCAGAAGGCAATCTGTCTTGGGGGGATCGAGTGCGGAAACAAAGGACTGAATTATCAACTGAATAG